The genomic DNA GGGCGGTCCTCCCCGTCCACCCGGAAGGGGTTGGTTTCCAGCGGGAAGGATTCGTCACATGGCCCTCCTCTACTGTCAACACTAATGCGAAACAGGACACCCTAGCCGCACCCTGAATGCTATACTCGCCCTGGCAGGCCGCTGTAGCTCAACCCGGCAGAGCACCGCACTTGTAATGCGGGGGTTGGGGGTTCGACTCCCCCCGGCGGCTCCACCGCGTTCGACCCGGATCCCCGCTCAGGCGCCGCGACGCCGCTCCAGCGCCGGCAGCGCCGCGCCCAGCCCGGCCAGCGTCCAGAACCGAAAGTGGAAGGTCCGCGAGGGTCAGCACGGTCCCCGTGACGGGGCGGGCCGGCCCGACGGCCCGGCCCGGTGGCTGGCCTCCGCCGCGCCGAGGGGGTAGCATGGGAACCAGCGATGCGCGACCAGTACGGGCGGGAGCTGCGCGACCTCCGGATCTCGCTGACGGACCGGTGCAACCTGCGGTGCGTCTACTGCATGCCGGCCGAGGGGATCGCCTTCCGCCCGCCCGAGGACCTCCTCCAGGACGACGAGCTGCTGCTACTGGTGCGCATCGCCGCCGAGCTGGGGGTGCGTAAGGTCCGCCTCACCGGCGGGGAGCCCACCGTGCGGCCGGGCATCGTGGACCTGGTGCGCGAGATCGCGGCGGTCCCGGGCATCGAGGACGTGGCCATGACCACGAACGGCGTCCTCCTCGAGTACCTGGCCGCCGACCTGGCCCGCGCCGGCCTGCGGCGCGTGAACGTCAGCCTGGACACCCTCGACCCGGCCAAGTTCCGGCGCATCACTCGGGGAGGCCGCGTCGAGCGGGTCCTGGCCGGCATCGCCCGCGCCGAGGCGGTGGGACTGCGCCCGATCAAGCTCAACGCCGTGGTGGTGCGCGGCTTCAACGAGGAGGACGTCGTCCCGCTGGCCCGCCTGACCCTGGAGCACCCCTGGGAGGTCCGCTTCATCGAGGTCATGCCCTTCGGCAGCGTGGCCGACCTGGCCGAGGCCGGCATCGTCCGCAGCGAGGAGACGAGGGCGCGCATCGAGGCGGCGCTGGGCCCGCTCCACCCGCTGGACCTCTCGGGCGAGGACCCCGCCCGGACCTACGCCCTGCCCGGCGCGCCCGGCCAGGTGGGGTTCATCAGCCCGGTGAGCGAGCCCTTCTGCGCCCGCTGCGGCCGCCTGCGCCTGACCGCGGACGGGCGGCTGCGCCTCTGCCTCCTGCGCGACGACGAGGTGGACCTGCTGACGCCGCTGCGGCGGGGAGCGGGCGTCGAGGAGGTCCGGGAGCTCTTCCGCGCCGCCGCCTACCGGCGGCCCTTCGGCCACGCCCTGGCCGAGCGCCTCTTCCCCCAGCAGCGCGTGATGATCCAGATCGGCGGCTGACCTCCCCCGCGCGGCGGCCAGAGCGCGCACACGACTCCCTCACCCGGCGCCGCCCCCAGGCGCGGGCCCGCCCCTCAGACGTCCTCGGGGTCGACCAGCTCCTCCTCCTCCGGGGTGAAGCGCTCCCCGCAGCGCGGACAGGTGACCACCTCGTCCGCCTCGAGCGGGACCAGGCGCAGGATGACGTGCTGGCAGCGGGGGCAGGTGAGCCGGTAGACTAGCCGTCCTCGCCGTCGAGGTTGCGCTCGAGCTTGCGCTTGACGCGCTGCAGGGCGTTGTCGATGGACTTGACGTGGCGGTTGAGCTCGGTGGCCATCTCCTGGTAGGACTTCCCCTCCAGGTAGGCCGTGAGCACCTTGTGCTCCAGGTCGGAGAGGTTCTTGCGAATGCGCTCGCGCATGCTGGCCGAGGCTTCCTGGTTGATCACCAGCTCCTCGGGGTCGCTGACCTTGATGCTGCTGATGACGTCGAGCAGGGTGCGGTCGGAGTCCTCGTCGTAGATGGGCTTGTTCAGCGAGATGTAGGAGTTGAGCGGGATGTGCTTCTGTCGGGTGGCCGTCTTGATGGCCGTGATGATCTGGCGGGTGATGCACAGCTCGGCGAAGGCCCGGAACGAGGAGAGCTTGTCGGCGCGGAAGTCGCGGATGGCCTTGTAGAGGCCGATCATCCCCTCCTGGATGATGTCCTCCCGGTCGGCCCCGATCAGGAAGTAGGCTTTGGCTTTGACGCGGACGAAGTTGCGGTACTTGCTGATGAGGAATTCGGCGGCCTGGTCATCCCCACGCTTGGCGGACTCGACGAGATCTTCATCGGGCATGTCGGTGTAGCTCAGCGTCTCTCTTCGTGCCAGCGCCACGCTCTCGCCTCCCGCCAGAAGCCGCCCGGCCGCCCCTCCGGGCTCGCCGGAGACCCCGCGCCCGAGCTCCCGGCGGTCGCTCCGCCGTCAGCTGCTCTCTTCATTTGTCGGCCCGAATTATACGAACGGCTCTGGAAAGCGTCAAGGAAATTGTGCGCGCCCTGTCGCTGCGCCCTGCGGCGCGCCGCCCGCCGGCGCCGCATCGACCGGCCCCGCCTCGCCGGGAGGCGGCGACGGCGCCGGCAGCATCTGCCGCCGGATCTCGTAGAGGAGGACGGCGCAGGCAGTGGCGGCGTTCAGCGACGCCACCCGCCCCCACATGGGGATGCGCACCAGGCGGTCGCACCGCTCGCGCACCAGCCGGGAGAGCCCCCGCCCCTCGCTGCCGATCACCAGGGCCAGCGGCGGCACCAGATGCGTGCGGAAGAGGTCCTCGCCGCGCAGGTCCGCCCCCGCCACCCACACCCCCGCGCGCTGCAGCCGCTCGATGGCCTGCGCCAGGTTGGCCACCTGCGCCACCGGCAGGTGCTCCACCGCCCCGGCCGAGGCCCGGGCCACCGCGGGGGTGAGGCCGCTGGCCCGCCGGGTGCGCAGGACAACACCGTGCGCCCCGGCGGCCTCCGCCACTCGGATGATCGCCCCGGTGTTCTGCGGGTCCTCGATGCCGTCGAGGAGGACCAGGAGCGGCGGCTCACCACGCGCGGCGGCCGCCGCGAGCAGCGCCTCCAGGTCGACGCTCGGACGGACGGCGGCGAGGGCGATCACGCCCTGATGGGCGCCCGTCCGCGCCCGCCGGTCGAGCCAGCGCCCCTCCACGACCTGCACGGGCACCCCCCGCGCCCGCGCCAGCGCGACGAGCTCGCGCATCGCCCGGTCGTGGGCGGCGCGCGCCACCAGCAGCTTGCGGATGGGGCGGCCGGCCAGCAACGCCTCGCGGACGGCGCGGCGTCCCTCGACCTGGTCGGGTTCCGCCGCCGCGACGCGCGGGTCGGGGACGTGCCGGTCGGGGACGCGCCGGTCGGGGACGCGCCGGGCGGGGACGTGCCGGGCGGGGTGGGCGATGGCTCAGCTCCTCCGGCGGGCCAGGCGCCAGCGCGAGCCGCCCGGGAAGTCCTCCACCACGATCCCCAGCCCCCCCAGCCGCGCCCGCACCCGATCGGCCAGCGCGTAGGCCCCGGCGGCCCGCGCCTGCTGCCGGCCGGCCAGCAGCGTCCCGATCAGCACCTCCGGGTCCGCGTCGCCCGCCGCGTCCGGGAAGAGAGCGGGGTGCTCCGCCCGGAGCTCCACGAGCAGCGTACGCAACCCCTCGACCACCTCGGGGCCCAGCGGGGCCGCTTCCAGCCGCAGCCCCAGCACCCCGCCGAGCTCCCGCAGGAGGTCCCGGGCCGCCCACACGCCCGCCCGTCCGCGTCCGGTGCCCTTCAGGATGGCGTCGGCGACGCGGTTGAGCTCTGCGGCCAAGCGGAAGAGCACCGCCAGCGCCTGCGGCGTGTTCAGGTCGTCGTCCATGGCGCGCTCGAAGGCCCCGCGCGCCTCCGCAGTCGCCGCGTCCAGCCCCGCCGTCGCCCGGTCGTCGGGCGGGGCGGCGGCGATGGCGTCGTCGGCGTTGCGCAGCGCCGTTCGCAGCCGCTCCACCCCGCGGGAGGCCGCCGCCACCGCTTCGTCCGTCCAGCGCAGCGGGGTGCGGTAGTGCGTCCCCAGGAGGAAGGCCCGGATGGCGTCGGGCTCGTGACGCTCCAGCGCCTCCGCCAGGGAGACGATGTTGCCGAGGTGGCGCGTCATCTTCTCCTCGCCCTCGGCGGGGCGCAGCAGGGCGTGGTGCACCCAGTAGCGGGCAAAGGGGACCTTGCCGGTGTAGGCCTCCGCCTGGGCGATCTCGTTCTCGTGGTGGGGGAAGATCAGGTCCTGCCCGCCGCCGTGGATGTCGATCTGCTCCCCCAGGAACTGCAGGTTCATGGCCGTGCACTCGATGTGCCAGCCGGGGCGCCCCGGCCCCCAGGGGCTCGGCCACGACGGCTCACCCGGCCGCGCCGCCTTCCACAGCGCGAAGTCCATCGGGTGGGCCTTGCGCGGGTCCACCTCCACTCGCGCGCCGGCCAGCAGCTCCTCCGCCGTGTGGTGGGAGAGCTGCAGGTAGCGGGGGAAGGCGGTCACGCGGAAGTAGACGTCGCCGTCGACGGTGTAGGCGTAGCCGCGGGCCAGCAGCCCGTCGATGACCTGCACGATGGTGGGGATCACCTCGGAGGCGCGCGGGTAGGCGTGGGCCCGCCGCACCCCCAGCGCGTCCATTTCCCGGAAGAAGCGGGCGATGTGCTCCTCGGCGATGGCGGCCACCGGCCGCCCCTCGCGGGAGGCGCGCTCGATGATGCGGTCCTCGATGTCGGTGAAGTTCTGCACGTGCCGCACCTGGTAGCCGCGGTACTCCAGGTAGCGCCGCAGCACGTCGAAGACGGCGTAGGAGAGGGCGTGCCCCACGTGCAGCCCGCCGTAGAGGTTCGGGCCGCAGACGTAGAGGCGCACGCGCCCCGGCTCCAGCGGGGTGAAGGGCTCCCGCCGCCGGGTCAGGGTGTTGTAGAGGGTCAGAATGGGCGCCTCACCTCGACCACGTCGTGGGCGGCGATGAGCTCCCAGGTGCGCCGCACCCGCAGCGTCCACGGGTCGAGCCAGCGCAGGCGGCGGAGGTCGAACGCCCCCCGGTCGGTGACCACGCGGAAGTAGGCGGCGTGGTACTCCCGCCGCGTCTCCAGGACGCGGCGCACCGTGTAGAACTCTCCCGCCCGCCAGAACCCCGTGGGGCGGGCGCGCGGCCCCGCCGTCTCCACCGCCACCGGCTCGCGCAGTGCCGCCCGCTGGACCAGGAGCAGGCGGGGCGAGCGGCGCAGGCGGGCCAGTTGCCGTGCCGCCCGCACGGCCAGCCGTGCCTTGCGCAGCCGTACCTCATGCCGGCGCACGTCCGCCCTCCTCCACCAGTGCTATGGTACATGGCGTGCGGCCCGCCACCATCCTCTTCGACCTGGACGGCACGCTCGCCGACTCCTTCGCCCTGATCGCCGGGGCCTTCCGCCACGCCTGCCGGGCGGTGTTGGGACGCGAGGCGACGGAGGCGGAGGTGCTGGCGCGCTGGGGACTGCCGCTGCCCCTGCGCCTGGCCGGGCTCGACGCCGGGCGGGTGCCGGACCTGCTGGCGGCGTACAGCGCCTGGTACGACGCGCACCATGCCGCCCTCCTCCGCCCCTTCCCCGGCGTGCCGGCCATGGTCCGCGCGCTGGCCGGCCTCGGGGTGCGTCTGGGGGTGGTGACCTCCAAGCGGCGGGGGCCGGCGCTGCGCGACCTGGAGGCGCTGGGGCTGGCGCCGTTCCTCGAGACGGTCGTGGCCGCCGAGGACGCGGCCGCGCCGAAGCCGGCCCCCGACCCGGTGCGGGAGGCGCTGCGCTGCCTGCGGATGGCGCGGGCCGGTGCCTGGATGGTGGGAGACGGCCCGCTCGACATAGAGGCGGGCCGCCGCGCCGGGGTCCTCACGGTGGGCGCAGCATGGGGCGCGCTCGATCGGGCGGCGCTGGTGGCCGCGGCGCCCGACTATCTGGCCGAGCGTCCGGAGGACGTCGTGGCGCTGGCCTCAGGGACATCCGCTGTGCCGCCTCCGACGGGCGCCGACGCCGGGGCGAGCGCACCGGACGCGGGAGCGAGCCCGGCCGTCCCGTCGGATGCCGGATAGAGGCGACCGCGGCCCACCCGCAGCCCCACCGTCTCCCCCTCCCGCGGCCCTCCCGGGGGAGCAGCCACCCGCAGGTCGCCTTCCCCCACCCGGACGCGGTAGTCCACGTGGCTCCCCAGGTAGCTGCGGCGCACCACCCGTCCCCGCAGCGGGCCGGACGGGTCGAAGTGGATCGCCTCCGGCCGCACGCAGAGCAGGACCTCCCCCGCCGCCGGGGCCGCGCGGTCCTCCACCGTCACCACCGCCCCGACCCCGCGCAGGCGCACCCGCACGGCCGGGCCGTCGTGCCCCTCCACCACGCCCGGCAGGAAGTTGGCCGCGCCCAGGAAGGTGGCCACGAAGGGGGTGGCCGGAGCGTCGTACAGCTCCTCGGGGGTGCCCACCTGGACGATCCGCCCCTGGTCCATCACGGCGATGCGCCGCGAGAGGACCATCGCCTCGACCTGGTCGTGGGTGACGTAGACGACGGTGATCCGCAGCCGGTCCGCCAGCTCCTTGATCTCGAAGCGCATCTCCTCGCGCAGCTTCGCATCCAGGTTGCTCAGCGGCTCGTCGAGCAGCAGGACCGCCGGCTCCATGACCAGCGCGCGGGCCAGGGCGACGCGCTGCTGCTGGCCGCCGGAGAGCTCGTGGGGGTAGCGGTCGGCGTACGGCGCCAGGTGGACCAGGTCGAGGGCGCGGCGGGCCCGGGAGTCCACCTCGACCCGCCCCAGCCCGCGCCGCCGCAGCGGGTAGGCGACGTTCTGCAGGGCGGTCATGTGCGGCCACACCGCGTAGGACTGGAAGACCATGCCCATCCCGCGCCGCTCCGGCGGCACCCGCACGCCGTCGGCGGCGGAGAGCACGCGCCCGTCCAGCACCACCCGGCCCGCGGTGGGCGAAACGAAACCGGCGATCATGCGCAGCGTGGTGGTCTTGCCGCACCCCGACGGCCCCAGCAGGGTGACGAACTCGCTGTCGGCCACGGTGAGGGTGAGGTCGCGCACCGCCCAGCTCTCGCCGTAGGCCTTCCCCAGCGCCTCCAACCGCAGTTCGGCCACTAGGGCAGCACCTCCCGCACGGCCACCGCGCGCACCCCCAGGTGGAGCGCCACCAGCAGCAGGGTGACCAGCGCGGCCACGGCGGCCGAGAGCGCGATCTTCCCCTCCTCGTGCAGGCCGAAGACCACCACCCCGAGGGTCTCGTGCCCCGCCGAGTAGAGGAGGACGGAGAGGGTGAGCTCGGCCACCGCCGGGATGAAGACCAGCACCCACCCGGCGGCCAGGCTCGGGCGGAGGATGGGCAGGACGACCTCCTGGAAGGCCTCCCGGGCGGTGGCCCCGCTGATGCGCGCCGCCTCCTCCAGGGAAGGGTGCACCTGGGCCAGCCCGGCCATGACGGTGCGGAAGCCGAAGACGAGGAAGCGGGCGACGTAGGCCACCAGCAGGATCCAGATGGTGTTGTAGAGGTGCAGGCCCACCAGGGGCACCGGGCGCAGCCAGGCCAAGATCATGGCCAGGGCCACCACCGTCCCCGGCACGGCGTAGGGAATGGTGACCAGGAGCTCCAGCAGCGGCGCCCCGCGCACCCGCACCCGCTCCACCAGGTAGCCCAGCACGAGCCCCAGCGCCACCACCAGCGTCGCCGACCCTGCCGCCAGTCCAACGCTGTTCACGAGGGCCCGCTGGACCTTGGGGATGCCCAGCAGCGCCGTGCGGAGGTGCCCCAGCGTCAGGTGCTCGGGGGCGGGCGCCAGGCCGTACGCCCGGGTGAGCGCCGTGAGCAGGATGGCGGCGAGCGGGAGGAGCACGCTCACCAGCACGAAAGCCCCCAGCCCCATCACGGCGGGCCAGCGCCACCGACCCAGGGTGAGGCGGGTCGGGGCACCGGCCTGGCCGGTGACCACGGCGAAGGTGGCCCGCCGCAGCAGGCGGCGCTGGGACCACAGCAGCACCGCCGCGATGGCCACGAGCCATAGCGAGAGCGCCGCCGCCACCTGGAGGTTGTGGGGCAGATCGAAGTTCAGGATGGTGTCGTAGATCTTCGTCGGCAGGACGACGTAGCGCGCCGGGAAGCCGATCACCGCGGGGATGCCGAAGTTCGCCAGCGAGGACATGAAGAGGAGCACTGCCGCC from Armatimonadota bacterium includes the following:
- the rlmB gene encoding 23S rRNA (guanosine(2251)-2'-O)-methyltransferase RlmB; the protein is MAHPARHVPARRVPDRRVPDRHVPDPRVAAAEPDQVEGRRAVREALLAGRPIRKLLVARAAHDRAMRELVALARARGVPVQVVEGRWLDRRARTGAHQGVIALAAVRPSVDLEALLAAAAARGEPPLLVLLDGIEDPQNTGAIIRVAEAAGAHGVVLRTRRASGLTPAVARASAGAVEHLPVAQVANLAQAIERLQRAGVWVAGADLRGEDLFRTHLVPPLALVIGSEGRGLSRLVRERCDRLVRIPMWGRVASLNAATACAVLLYEIRRQMLPAPSPPPGEAGPVDAAPAGGAPQGAATGRAQFP
- the moaA gene encoding GTP 3',8-cyclase MoaA; protein product: MRDQYGRELRDLRISLTDRCNLRCVYCMPAEGIAFRPPEDLLQDDELLLLVRIAAELGVRKVRLTGGEPTVRPGIVDLVREIAAVPGIEDVAMTTNGVLLEYLAADLARAGLRRVNVSLDTLDPAKFRRITRGGRVERVLAGIARAEAVGLRPIKLNAVVVRGFNEEDVVPLARLTLEHPWEVRFIEVMPFGSVADLAEAGIVRSEETRARIEAALGPLHPLDLSGEDPARTYALPGAPGQVGFISPVSEPFCARCGRLRLTADGRLRLCLLRDDEVDLLTPLRRGAGVEEVRELFRAAAYRRPFGHALAERLFPQQRVMIQIGG
- the sigH gene encoding RNA polymerase sporulation sigma factor SigH, which translates into the protein MALARRETLSYTDMPDEDLVESAKRGDDQAAEFLISKYRNFVRVKAKAYFLIGADREDIIQEGMIGLYKAIRDFRADKLSSFRAFAELCITRQIITAIKTATRQKHIPLNSYISLNKPIYDEDSDRTLLDVISSIKVSDPEELVINQEASASMRERIRKNLSDLEHKVLTAYLEGKSYQEMATELNRHVKSIDNALQRVKRKLERNLDGEDG
- a CDS encoding iron ABC transporter permease → MREATLPPAALPALRATGRAVLPVAVGAVALLLLVLVLYPSVVLVLNAVTADGRVTLQLLARVAADSGAHRALVNSLVVSGSATAGGTVLGTVFAWLVTRTDLPGRGRWDTALLLPYMIPPFIGAIAWVYLLGPVGYLNQAWRALTGAQEPLLVIYGPAGVVAVLTLYGYPIAYATMRGVLERMHPALEEAARIAGAGPARVLREVTLPLMLPGVLAAAVLLFMSSLANFGIPAVIGFPARYVVLPTKIYDTILNFDLPHNLQVAAALSLWLVAIAAVLLWSQRRLLRRATFAVVTGQAGAPTRLTLGRWRWPAVMGLGAFVLVSVLLPLAAILLTALTRAYGLAPAPEHLTLGHLRTALLGIPKVQRALVNSVGLAAGSATLVVALGLVLGYLVERVRVRGAPLLELLVTIPYAVPGTVVALAMILAWLRPVPLVGLHLYNTIWILLVAYVARFLVFGFRTVMAGLAQVHPSLEEAARISGATAREAFQEVVLPILRPSLAAGWVLVFIPAVAELTLSVLLYSAGHETLGVVVFGLHEEGKIALSAAVAALVTLLLVALHLGVRAVAVREVLP
- the cysS gene encoding cysteine--tRNA ligase, with translation MDAAGAAHLGAHRRPRRGRGEAPILTLYNTLTRRREPFTPLEPGRVRLYVCGPNLYGGLHVGHALSYAVFDVLRRYLEYRGYQVRHVQNFTDIEDRIIERASREGRPVAAIAEEHIARFFREMDALGVRRAHAYPRASEVIPTIVQVIDGLLARGYAYTVDGDVYFRVTAFPRYLQLSHHTAEELLAGARVEVDPRKAHPMDFALWKAARPGEPSWPSPWGPGRPGWHIECTAMNLQFLGEQIDIHGGGQDLIFPHHENEIAQAEAYTGKVPFARYWVHHALLRPAEGEEKMTRHLGNIVSLAEALERHEPDAIRAFLLGTHYRTPLRWTDEAVAAASRGVERLRTALRNADDAIAAAPPDDRATAGLDAATAEARGAFERAMDDDLNTPQALAVLFRLAAELNRVADAILKGTGRGRAGVWAARDLLRELGGVLGLRLEAAPLGPEVVEGLRTLLVELRAEHPALFPDAAGDADPEVLIGTLLAGRQQARAAGAYALADRVRARLGGLGIVVEDFPGGSRWRLARRRS
- a CDS encoding ABC transporter ATP-binding protein → MAELRLEALGKAYGESWAVRDLTLTVADSEFVTLLGPSGCGKTTTLRMIAGFVSPTAGRVVLDGRVLSAADGVRVPPERRGMGMVFQSYAVWPHMTALQNVAYPLRRRGLGRVEVDSRARRALDLVHLAPYADRYPHELSGGQQQRVALARALVMEPAVLLLDEPLSNLDAKLREEMRFEIKELADRLRITVVYVTHDQVEAMVLSRRIAVMDQGRIVQVGTPEELYDAPATPFVATFLGAANFLPGVVEGHDGPAVRVRLRGVGAVVTVEDRAAPAAGEVLLCVRPEAIHFDPSGPLRGRVVRRSYLGSHVDYRVRVGEGDLRVAAPPGGPREGETVGLRVGRGRLYPASDGTAGLAPASGALAPASAPVGGGTADVPEASATTSSGRSAR